The following proteins come from a genomic window of Alnus glutinosa chromosome 10, dhAlnGlut1.1, whole genome shotgun sequence:
- the LOC133880287 gene encoding mediator of RNA polymerase II transcription subunit 15a-like isoform X5, giving the protein MEASDWRAKVLPESRKKIVVKIIETLKECVPSSKRNDLPDIKKLAESFEEKTYAAAKDENEYIMRISLKLMNVREISSRTVLFNSSQSRPSCSGETPEPHGIQSQVDKHGQSLNPHSTNHSQHQLSRNAENNIVSSGIYASLPSAQPPLSDLTVTAMPNAVTEVSNLQTTSGISRNSVGNSVGQGMYSDFSPNNLIQVQGRQHSLQVVTQQNHQRPQKLLQDSYQLQRQPQRLNQFKQDYIAPSQSSVVSDHLQSRQSSCQQLLQPLLMKHPQTVLIQPQPTQQVSVTHQSESPMQGKPLLPSHQQPQLMKKNMAATIMTQNRLMGQQSSAPYSLQQRQGLPCLQNNSQNLQQEHLQGQKSNTHQQQLAGQSNFSVLQQQQQLLGKQCDNLSMCQTHVAMKGQTQQTASALLPTQGQQLQPPLPERQLVSQSQTEKVQQLPNPSQQDRMENFQRSGALNPKFEKRFANIGDWQEEVYQKVEGLKIRYLKQLNGLWQTLTNILLQHGSVPQQPRTGKIEKLMLLLKQIIVFLNLPKNKITPAHSEQLDTLEKKISFVLHSTGKKSVSSTQQGKLYPDVQSVQQLPQPQTQTSQVQRLEDQKIPQLQSTVSESTVTAIQQNNLTSLQHDSKSHLSEPATLQQNMMHSIDHLTISEKENSVEVMQQVAKGSLRSPASIPQQANFNTLLSRSHMNVSQSSVTPLELSSDTLQNMHLKQTRDHLDVLTQKPKQEFQKHKMQHQLVHQNYQILQRQQAEEKQQNQLNDVNDLKVGLGMTVKEPHHQKNAVNDSRVKRGMGIKSGLILQHQSGGLPSVYNSQHSDSGASFPISSPKVSCSPLAQHSTWIDLQNLPAPLTETRSHFHTANSTSAIPSSSLIQSSMSGSCEKLTSDTSSFADAENAGHHGPSSQGPGTSLVICTSGMSASPFLEESSALDGIDSKMSTIISDKLSVAEQPLQRLINVVSSISSQAFSASITDIGSVMCLTDWISSSPPVNGSRASIGEDLVAMTKSCLQARYLPRHSDSSGTRKMKRLLSAMPTNIYPINGSIHDGCRQWIDMEKPELESSTTSSTKRPRIEAKHVLLEEIREINQQLIDTVVVISDEDTIPTAAATEGGQGTIVKCSFSAVAISPNFKSQQVSAQMLPIQPLRLLVPSNYPNTSPILLDEKLLDASLVIPPLLGCFDRSDHQDLSVKVKSKLNLSLLSLQKPLSLGKIARMWDFCARAILCEYAQQNGGGNFSSRYGTWENCLSAA; this is encoded by the exons ATGGAAGCCAGTGATTGGAGAGCTAAAGTATTACCAGAGTCTCGGAAAAAGATTGTGGTCAAGAT CATTGAAACATTAAAGGAGTGTGTTCCATCTtctaagagaaatgatttacCTGATATTAAGAAACTTGCTGAGAGTTTTGAGGAGAAGACTTATGCAGCTGCCAAAGATGAG AATGAATATATTATGAGGATATCATTGAAGTTGATGAATGTAAGAGAGATATCATCCCGGACTGTTTTGTTTAATTCTTCACAATCGAGGCCCTCCTGTTCTGGTGAAACTCCAG AACCTCATGGTATCCAGTCCCAAGTGGACAAGCATGGGCAATCACTTAATCCTCATTCCACCAATCACTCTCAACATCAGTTATCACGGAATGCTGAGAATAATATTGTATCTTCTGGAATTTATGCCAGCTTACCATCTGCACAGCCTCCTCTCAGTGATTTAACTGTGACTGCTATGCCAAATGCTGTTACTGAAGTTTCCAACCTGCAGACTACCTCTGGCATTTCACGGAATTCAGTTGGAAATTCAGTGGGACAAGGGATGTATTCTGATTTTTCTCCCAATAACCTGATACAGGTTCAAGGAAGACAACACTCACTGCAGGTGGTTACCCAACAGAACCACCAGCGGCCTCAGAAGTTACTGCAGGATTCTTATCAGCTGCAACGACAACCACAGCGTCTAAATCAGTTCAAACAGGATTATATTGCACCCTCACAATCATCTGTAGTTTCTGACCATCTGCAGAGTCGGCAGTCTTCCTGTCAACAGTTATTACAGCCTCTGCTCATGAAACATCCACAAACTGTTCTAATACAACCGCAACCAACACAACAGGTTTCTGTTACTCATCAAAGTGAGTCACCAATGCAGGGCAAGCCACTATTGCCTTCACATCAGCAACCACAACTAATGAAGAAAAATATGGCTGCTACCATTATGACACAGAATCGGTTAATGGGGCAACAAAGTAGTGCCCCTTACTCGCTGCAGCAGCGGCAAGGGTTACCATGCCTGCAGAATAACTCTCAAAACCTGCAGCAGGAGCATTTGCAAGGCCAGAAAAGCAACACACATCAGCAGCAGTTGGCTGGACAAAGTAATTTTTCTGTACTACAGCAGCAACAGCAGCTGCTTGGGAAACAATGTGATAATTTGAGTATGTGTCAAACTCATGTTGCAATGAAGGGGCAAACCCAGCAAACAGCTTCAGCTTTGTTGCCAACTCAAGGGCAACAATTACAACCACCGCTTCCAGAGAGGCAATTGGTATCTCAATCACAGACGGAAAAGGTACAACAGCTGCCAAATCCATCACAACAAGATAGAAtggaaaattttcaaagatcaG GAGCACTGAAtcccaaatttgaaaaaaggttTGCAAATATTGGTGATTGGCAAGAGGAGGTTTATCAGAAG GTTGAAGGTTTGAAAATCAGGTATTTAAAACAGCTTAATGGGCTGTGGCAGACATTAACTAATATACTCCTGCAG CACGGTTCTGTTCCTCAACAACCAAGGACAGGCAAAATAGAAAAACTTATGCTTCTGTTGAAGCAAATTATAGTGTTCCTAAATTTGCCCAAAAACAAGATTACACCTGCTCATAGTGAGCAGTTGGATACACTTGAAAAGAAGATAAGTTTTGTTCTTCACTCGACTGGAAAGAAGTCTGTTTCTTCAACACAGCAAGGAAAACTTTATCCTGACGTGCAGTCTGTGCAACAGTTGCCACAGCCACAAACTCAGACATCTCAAGTGCAACGACTTGAAGATCAAAAGATACCACAGCTGCAATCTACTGTATCAGAGAGTACTGTAACAGCAATACAGCAGAATAACTTAACAAGCTTGCAGCATGATTCTAAGTCTCATTTATCTGAGCCTGCGACTTTGCAGCAAAACATGATGCATTCAATAGATCATTTGACaatttcagaaaaagaaaattcagtGGAAGTAATGCAACAGGTTGCCAAGGGATCCCTACGAAGTCCTGCAAGCATTCCCCAACAAGCAAATTTTAACACCTTATTGTCAAGAAGCCACATGAATGTGTCACAGTCAAGTGTGACTCCTCTTGAGTTGAGCTCTGATACACTTCAAAACATGCATCTTAAACAAACAAGAGATCATCTGGATGTACTGACTCAAAAGCCTAAGCAGGAATTTCAAAAGCACAAAATGCAGCACCAATTGGTACATCAGAATTACCAAATATTGCAGCGGCAGCAGGCTGAGGAAAAACAACAGAATCAGTTGAATGACGTAAATGATTTGAAAGTGGGATTAGGGATGACTGTTAAGGAGCCACATCATCAGAAAAATGCAGTAAATGACTCAAGAGTAAAACGAGGGATGGGTATTAAATCAGGACTTATTTTGCAACATCAGTCAGGTGGCCTGCCCTCAGTGTATAATTCTCAGCATTCTGACTCAGGAGCTTCATTTCCAATTTCTTCACCCAAAGTCTCCTGTTCTCCACTAGCTCAGCATTCTACTTGGATTGATTTGCAGAATCTGCCAGCACCTCTTACAGAAACTAGAAGCCATTTCCATACTGCAAACTCTACCTCTGCCATACCTTCATCTTCCTTGATTCAATCCTCTATGTCGGGGAGTTGTGAGAAGCTTACTTCTGATACTTCATCATTCGCAGATGCTGAAAATGCTGGACATCATGGGCCCAGTTCACAAGGACCAGGCACATCACTTGTCATCTGCACTTCTGGGATGTCAGCCTCACCATTTCTTGAGGAGTCCAGTGCTCTGGATGGCATTGATTCTAAAATGTCTACAATCATTTCTGATAAGCTGAGTGTAGCTGAGCAGCCTCTTCAGCGCTTAATTAATGTG GTGAGCTCCATCTCATCCCAAGCATTTAGTGCTTCTATTACTGACATTGGATCAGTAATGTGTCTGACTGATTGGATATCAAGTTCACCGCCAGTTAATGGATCTAGAGCTTCAATTGGTGAGGATTTGGTGGCCATGACTAAGTCTTGTTTGCAAGCAAGATATTTACCCAGGCACAGTGATTCTTCTGGAACAAGAAAAATGAAGCGGTTATTAAGTGCAATGCCCACGAATATTTATCCAATAAATGGCAGCATACATGATGGCTGCAGACAGTGGATTGACATGGAGAAACCAGAGTTGGAGTCATCTACAACATCTAGTACCAAAAGGCCTAGGATTGAG GCCAAGCATGTTTTGTTAGAAGAAATTAGGGAAATAAACCAGCAACTGATAGACACTGTGGTAGTTATTAGTGATGAAGATACCATTCCAACTGCAGCTGCAACTGAAGGTGGTCAAGGTACCATTGTCAAGTGTTCCTTTAGTGCTGTGGCCATCAGTCCAAACTTTAAGTCACAGCAGGTTTCAGCTCAGATG TTGCCAATTCAGCCATTAAGATTGCTTGTTCCCTCAAATTATCCAAATACTTCTCCCATACTCCTAGATGAAAAGCTATTGGATGCCAG tttggtgaTCCCCCCTCTTCTTGGTTGCTTTGATAGATCGGACCACCAGGATCTTTCAGTAAAGGTAAAATCAAAGCTCAACTTGTCGCTCCTAAGCCTGCAAAAGCCCTTGTCTCTTGGGAAGATTGCAAGGATGTGGGATTTCTGTGCCCGTGCAATTCTCTGTGAGTATGCACAGCAGAATGGTGGAGGGAACTTCAGCTCAAGATATGGTACTTGGGAGAACTGTCTCAGTGCTGCTTGA
- the LOC133880287 gene encoding mediator of RNA polymerase II transcription subunit 15a-like isoform X1 — MCNPILFISCTNLFLHFELHCCTMSNFMMSLSESFDDAFFSQNFEDINNWSSFQALRNMEASDWRAKVLPESRKKIVVKIIETLKECVPSSKRNDLPDIKKLAESFEEKTYAAAKDENEYIMRISLKLMNVREISSRTVLFNSSQSRPSCSGETPEPHGIQSQVDKHGQSLNPHSTNHSQHQLSRNAENNIVSSGIYASLPSAQPPLSDLTVTAMPNAVTEVSNLQTTSGISRNSVGNSVGQGMYSDFSPNNLIQVQGRQHSLQVVTQQNHQRPQKLLQDSYQLQRQPQRLNQFKQDYIAPSQSSVVSDHLQSRQSSCQQLLQPLLMKHPQTVLIQPQPTQQVSVTHQSESPMQGKPLLPSHQQPQLMKKNMAATIMTQNRLMGQQSSAPYSLQQRQGLPCLQNNSQNLQQEHLQGQKSNTHQQQLAGQSNFSVLQQQQQLLGKQCDNLSMCQTHVAMKGQTQQTASALLPTQGQQLQPPLPERQLVSQSQTEKVQQLPNPSQQDRMENFQRSGALNPKFEKRFANIGDWQEEVYQKVEGLKIRYLKQLNGLWQTLTNILLQHGSVPQQPRTGKIEKLMLLLKQIIVFLNLPKNKITPAHSEQLDTLEKKISFVLHSTGKKSVSSTQQGKLYPDVQSVQQLPQPQTQTSQVQRLEDQKIPQLQSTVSESTVTAIQQNNLTSLQHDSKSHLSEPATLQQNMMHSIDHLTISEKENSVEVMQQVAKGSLRSPASIPQQANFNTLLSRSHMNVSQSSVTPLELSSDTLQNMHLKQTRDHLDVLTQKPKQEFQKHKMQHQLVHQNYQILQRQQAEEKQQNQLNDVNDLKVGLGMTVKEPHHQKNAVNDSRVKRGMGIKSGLILQHQSGGLPSVYNSQHSDSGASFPISSPKVSCSPLAQHSTWIDLQNLPAPLTETRSHFHTANSTSAIPSSSLIQSSMSGSCEKLTSDTSSFADAENAGHHGPSSQGPGTSLVICTSGMSASPFLEESSALDGIDSKMSTIISDKLSVAEQPLQRLINVVSSISSQAFSASITDIGSVMCLTDWISSSPPVNGSRASIGEDLVAMTKSCLQARYLPRHSDSSGTRKMKRLLSAMPTNIYPINGSIHDGCRQWIDMEKPELESSTTSSTKRPRIEAKHVLLEEIREINQQLIDTVVVISDEDTIPTAAATEGGQGTIVKCSFSAVAISPNFKSQQVSAQMLPIQPLRLLVPSNYPNTSPILLDEKLLDASLVIPPLLGCFDRSDHQDLSVKVKSKLNLSLLSLQKPLSLGKIARMWDFCARAILCEYAQQNGGGNFSSRYGTWENCLSAA, encoded by the exons ATGTGTAATCCTATCCTCTTCATTAGTTGCACAAATTTATTTCTGCACTTTGAATTGCACTGTTGCACAATGTCCAACTTTATGATGTCCCTCTCGGAAAGTTTTGATGATGCATTTTTTAGTCAGAATTTTGAGGATATCAACAATTGGAGCTCTTTTCAAGCTTTACGAAACATGGAAGCCAGTGATTGGAGAGCTAAAGTATTACCAGAGTCTCGGAAAAAGATTGTGGTCAAGAT CATTGAAACATTAAAGGAGTGTGTTCCATCTtctaagagaaatgatttacCTGATATTAAGAAACTTGCTGAGAGTTTTGAGGAGAAGACTTATGCAGCTGCCAAAGATGAG AATGAATATATTATGAGGATATCATTGAAGTTGATGAATGTAAGAGAGATATCATCCCGGACTGTTTTGTTTAATTCTTCACAATCGAGGCCCTCCTGTTCTGGTGAAACTCCAG AACCTCATGGTATCCAGTCCCAAGTGGACAAGCATGGGCAATCACTTAATCCTCATTCCACCAATCACTCTCAACATCAGTTATCACGGAATGCTGAGAATAATATTGTATCTTCTGGAATTTATGCCAGCTTACCATCTGCACAGCCTCCTCTCAGTGATTTAACTGTGACTGCTATGCCAAATGCTGTTACTGAAGTTTCCAACCTGCAGACTACCTCTGGCATTTCACGGAATTCAGTTGGAAATTCAGTGGGACAAGGGATGTATTCTGATTTTTCTCCCAATAACCTGATACAGGTTCAAGGAAGACAACACTCACTGCAGGTGGTTACCCAACAGAACCACCAGCGGCCTCAGAAGTTACTGCAGGATTCTTATCAGCTGCAACGACAACCACAGCGTCTAAATCAGTTCAAACAGGATTATATTGCACCCTCACAATCATCTGTAGTTTCTGACCATCTGCAGAGTCGGCAGTCTTCCTGTCAACAGTTATTACAGCCTCTGCTCATGAAACATCCACAAACTGTTCTAATACAACCGCAACCAACACAACAGGTTTCTGTTACTCATCAAAGTGAGTCACCAATGCAGGGCAAGCCACTATTGCCTTCACATCAGCAACCACAACTAATGAAGAAAAATATGGCTGCTACCATTATGACACAGAATCGGTTAATGGGGCAACAAAGTAGTGCCCCTTACTCGCTGCAGCAGCGGCAAGGGTTACCATGCCTGCAGAATAACTCTCAAAACCTGCAGCAGGAGCATTTGCAAGGCCAGAAAAGCAACACACATCAGCAGCAGTTGGCTGGACAAAGTAATTTTTCTGTACTACAGCAGCAACAGCAGCTGCTTGGGAAACAATGTGATAATTTGAGTATGTGTCAAACTCATGTTGCAATGAAGGGGCAAACCCAGCAAACAGCTTCAGCTTTGTTGCCAACTCAAGGGCAACAATTACAACCACCGCTTCCAGAGAGGCAATTGGTATCTCAATCACAGACGGAAAAGGTACAACAGCTGCCAAATCCATCACAACAAGATAGAAtggaaaattttcaaagatcaG GAGCACTGAAtcccaaatttgaaaaaaggttTGCAAATATTGGTGATTGGCAAGAGGAGGTTTATCAGAAG GTTGAAGGTTTGAAAATCAGGTATTTAAAACAGCTTAATGGGCTGTGGCAGACATTAACTAATATACTCCTGCAG CACGGTTCTGTTCCTCAACAACCAAGGACAGGCAAAATAGAAAAACTTATGCTTCTGTTGAAGCAAATTATAGTGTTCCTAAATTTGCCCAAAAACAAGATTACACCTGCTCATAGTGAGCAGTTGGATACACTTGAAAAGAAGATAAGTTTTGTTCTTCACTCGACTGGAAAGAAGTCTGTTTCTTCAACACAGCAAGGAAAACTTTATCCTGACGTGCAGTCTGTGCAACAGTTGCCACAGCCACAAACTCAGACATCTCAAGTGCAACGACTTGAAGATCAAAAGATACCACAGCTGCAATCTACTGTATCAGAGAGTACTGTAACAGCAATACAGCAGAATAACTTAACAAGCTTGCAGCATGATTCTAAGTCTCATTTATCTGAGCCTGCGACTTTGCAGCAAAACATGATGCATTCAATAGATCATTTGACaatttcagaaaaagaaaattcagtGGAAGTAATGCAACAGGTTGCCAAGGGATCCCTACGAAGTCCTGCAAGCATTCCCCAACAAGCAAATTTTAACACCTTATTGTCAAGAAGCCACATGAATGTGTCACAGTCAAGTGTGACTCCTCTTGAGTTGAGCTCTGATACACTTCAAAACATGCATCTTAAACAAACAAGAGATCATCTGGATGTACTGACTCAAAAGCCTAAGCAGGAATTTCAAAAGCACAAAATGCAGCACCAATTGGTACATCAGAATTACCAAATATTGCAGCGGCAGCAGGCTGAGGAAAAACAACAGAATCAGTTGAATGACGTAAATGATTTGAAAGTGGGATTAGGGATGACTGTTAAGGAGCCACATCATCAGAAAAATGCAGTAAATGACTCAAGAGTAAAACGAGGGATGGGTATTAAATCAGGACTTATTTTGCAACATCAGTCAGGTGGCCTGCCCTCAGTGTATAATTCTCAGCATTCTGACTCAGGAGCTTCATTTCCAATTTCTTCACCCAAAGTCTCCTGTTCTCCACTAGCTCAGCATTCTACTTGGATTGATTTGCAGAATCTGCCAGCACCTCTTACAGAAACTAGAAGCCATTTCCATACTGCAAACTCTACCTCTGCCATACCTTCATCTTCCTTGATTCAATCCTCTATGTCGGGGAGTTGTGAGAAGCTTACTTCTGATACTTCATCATTCGCAGATGCTGAAAATGCTGGACATCATGGGCCCAGTTCACAAGGACCAGGCACATCACTTGTCATCTGCACTTCTGGGATGTCAGCCTCACCATTTCTTGAGGAGTCCAGTGCTCTGGATGGCATTGATTCTAAAATGTCTACAATCATTTCTGATAAGCTGAGTGTAGCTGAGCAGCCTCTTCAGCGCTTAATTAATGTG GTGAGCTCCATCTCATCCCAAGCATTTAGTGCTTCTATTACTGACATTGGATCAGTAATGTGTCTGACTGATTGGATATCAAGTTCACCGCCAGTTAATGGATCTAGAGCTTCAATTGGTGAGGATTTGGTGGCCATGACTAAGTCTTGTTTGCAAGCAAGATATTTACCCAGGCACAGTGATTCTTCTGGAACAAGAAAAATGAAGCGGTTATTAAGTGCAATGCCCACGAATATTTATCCAATAAATGGCAGCATACATGATGGCTGCAGACAGTGGATTGACATGGAGAAACCAGAGTTGGAGTCATCTACAACATCTAGTACCAAAAGGCCTAGGATTGAG GCCAAGCATGTTTTGTTAGAAGAAATTAGGGAAATAAACCAGCAACTGATAGACACTGTGGTAGTTATTAGTGATGAAGATACCATTCCAACTGCAGCTGCAACTGAAGGTGGTCAAGGTACCATTGTCAAGTGTTCCTTTAGTGCTGTGGCCATCAGTCCAAACTTTAAGTCACAGCAGGTTTCAGCTCAGATG TTGCCAATTCAGCCATTAAGATTGCTTGTTCCCTCAAATTATCCAAATACTTCTCCCATACTCCTAGATGAAAAGCTATTGGATGCCAG tttggtgaTCCCCCCTCTTCTTGGTTGCTTTGATAGATCGGACCACCAGGATCTTTCAGTAAAGGTAAAATCAAAGCTCAACTTGTCGCTCCTAAGCCTGCAAAAGCCCTTGTCTCTTGGGAAGATTGCAAGGATGTGGGATTTCTGTGCCCGTGCAATTCTCTGTGAGTATGCACAGCAGAATGGTGGAGGGAACTTCAGCTCAAGATATGGTACTTGGGAGAACTGTCTCAGTGCTGCTTGA